The following proteins come from a genomic window of Acetobacteroides hydrogenigenes:
- a CDS encoding AsmA family protein, translating into MKKKKLLIILGSTLGVLLLAVLILPYLFKPTIKQAADKFIAENINADVKFPQDGLSIGMLRHFPNFTLALEDLSVVGRDEFKGDTLVNLKKFEVTVNIFALISSGRIEVNKIILDKPKLNVIVLPNGKANYDIYKAQPDTTKGVDTTKAEPVKFRLKELALKNADIIYSDQKSKMFASVKNLNITGSGDLAENVFDLSTKLTADKATVAMNGTEYLSNKSLDLNFVVNMDMNNNKYTFKDNSIKVNDFNFGFDGWVQLAQQNAIKMDVTFMALDNSFKGLLSLVPGVYTESFGDIKADGEFDFSGYAKGTMKDSLLPAFGVKLVTKNASFKYPKVPEAIKDINIDLNVDNKDGLIPSTAINLNKFSFKIGNNPFDGYLKVANLKNFPVDAKVNARLNLGELTSAFPIEGMTIKGIFDLALNAKGVYDDKTGAFPILAATAKLTNGFVQNKLLPTPLQNLNFVMTASNTTGKAENTVVQIGNFNMLLAGESLTATGSVQNIKDLAWNVKVAGGVDLEKIAKIFNLKDMTLKGKVKANLATSGKLSDVTAKRYANVKASGNMNVANFSYSSPDFKQGVTISTAAVVFNPASINLTKFESKVGSSQISATGSVTNYMGFLFKPDGVLGGNLNVNIPTFNANEWMTPADKEAVAKQQASQPSKKDSSVAVSMIPKNIDFDLKAHIGKFTYDNIVADNVNALVSISKGIMTIKDANMGIIGGLVNVKGTFDSDVKKPKFDLDLGIKSVSIPKAFETFETIQKYAPISQYVVGNMDLNYNLKGDLTKDMTPNVASLNGGGLVKILSGTLKDTKLTSLVAQFSKPATASAMTEIKELALSTTLEDGKLSVKPFDISMHGRKTTVSGYTSLDGKINYNLLMDVPANAVTTSLNSAMSRYLGKNAASGDMKVTLGVTGTYSKPSVKLVNVASASGKTVQSEVKEAVQDKVKQEATKEASKLLDKVIGGSKSDTAKKKAEDQLKDAAKKKLNDLFKRR; encoded by the coding sequence ATGAAAAAGAAAAAACTTCTGATTATTCTTGGCTCAACTTTAGGTGTGCTGCTGTTAGCCGTGCTAATTCTGCCATACCTTTTTAAGCCAACAATAAAGCAAGCAGCTGATAAGTTCATTGCAGAGAATATCAATGCAGATGTGAAGTTTCCTCAGGATGGACTGAGTATTGGGATGCTTCGTCATTTCCCCAACTTTACGCTTGCGCTCGAGGATTTGAGCGTGGTGGGGCGTGATGAGTTTAAGGGTGATACGCTTGTCAACCTTAAGAAGTTTGAGGTTACGGTTAACATATTTGCGCTTATCAGTTCGGGGCGTATAGAGGTTAATAAGATTATCCTCGACAAGCCAAAGCTTAACGTGATTGTGCTGCCCAACGGTAAAGCCAACTACGACATTTACAAGGCACAGCCCGATACCACAAAAGGAGTGGATACCACAAAGGCTGAGCCTGTCAAGTTTCGCCTAAAGGAGCTTGCGCTAAAGAATGCAGACATCATCTACAGCGATCAGAAGTCGAAGATGTTTGCCAGCGTGAAGAACCTGAACATTACCGGTAGCGGCGACTTGGCCGAGAACGTATTCGACCTATCGACTAAGCTTACCGCCGATAAGGCTACCGTTGCCATGAACGGCACGGAGTACCTATCCAACAAGTCGCTCGACCTGAACTTTGTGGTGAACATGGACATGAACAACAACAAGTACACCTTTAAGGACAACTCCATTAAGGTAAACGACTTTAACTTCGGCTTCGACGGCTGGGTGCAGCTGGCGCAGCAGAATGCCATAAAGATGGATGTAACCTTTATGGCGCTCGACAACTCGTTTAAGGGGCTGCTATCGCTGGTTCCTGGCGTGTATACCGAGAGCTTCGGCGATATTAAGGCTGATGGTGAGTTCGACTTCAGCGGGTATGCCAAGGGTACAATGAAGGATAGCCTCCTTCCTGCTTTTGGCGTGAAGCTGGTTACCAAAAATGCCTCGTTTAAGTATCCAAAGGTACCTGAGGCGATTAAGGATATCAACATCGACCTGAACGTGGACAATAAGGATGGGCTTATTCCAAGCACCGCCATCAACCTAAATAAGTTTAGCTTTAAGATTGGTAACAACCCATTCGATGGCTACCTAAAGGTTGCCAACCTAAAGAACTTCCCTGTAGATGCTAAGGTGAACGCTCGCCTTAATCTTGGAGAGCTAACCTCGGCATTCCCAATCGAAGGGATGACCATTAAGGGTATCTTCGATTTGGCGCTTAACGCAAAGGGCGTTTACGACGATAAGACGGGCGCATTCCCAATACTTGCCGCTACGGCTAAGCTGACGAATGGTTTCGTTCAGAATAAGCTACTGCCTACGCCGCTGCAAAACCTCAACTTTGTCATGACGGCTTCCAACACTACCGGAAAGGCTGAGAATACCGTGGTTCAAATTGGCAACTTCAACATGCTGCTTGCCGGAGAGAGCTTAACGGCAACAGGTAGCGTGCAAAACATCAAGGATCTTGCCTGGAACGTAAAGGTTGCCGGTGGCGTGGATCTGGAAAAGATCGCCAAGATTTTCAACCTAAAGGATATGACGCTTAAGGGAAAGGTTAAGGCCAATTTGGCAACTTCCGGAAAGCTGTCGGACGTTACGGCTAAGCGCTACGCCAACGTTAAGGCTTCGGGAAATATGAATGTGGCTAACTTCTCCTACTCGAGTCCCGACTTCAAGCAGGGGGTAACCATCAGCACCGCTGCGGTGGTGTTTAACCCTGCATCGATCAACCTTACCAAGTTTGAGTCGAAGGTGGGCAGCAGCCAAATCTCGGCCACCGGAAGCGTAACCAACTACATGGGATTCCTCTTTAAGCCCGATGGCGTTCTTGGGGGTAACCTCAACGTCAACATCCCAACCTTTAACGCCAACGAGTGGATGACCCCTGCCGATAAGGAGGCCGTTGCCAAGCAGCAGGCTTCGCAGCCAAGCAAGAAAGACTCCAGCGTGGCCGTTTCGATGATCCCTAAGAACATCGACTTCGACCTTAAGGCGCACATCGGCAAGTTTACCTACGACAACATCGTTGCCGACAACGTAAACGCGCTGGTAAGCATATCGAAGGGCATCATGACCATCAAGGATGCCAACATGGGCATTATTGGCGGTTTGGTGAACGTTAAGGGTACCTTCGACTCCGACGTGAAGAAGCCGAAGTTTGACCTCGACCTTGGCATCAAATCGGTATCAATACCAAAGGCTTTCGAAACTTTCGAAACCATCCAAAAGTACGCGCCCATTTCGCAGTACGTGGTGGGTAATATGGACCTCAACTACAACCTGAAGGGCGATTTAACCAAGGATATGACCCCTAATGTGGCCTCGCTGAATGGAGGCGGATTGGTGAAGATCCTCAGCGGAACGCTTAAGGATACCAAGTTAACCTCGCTGGTGGCCCAGTTCTCTAAGCCAGCAACGGCTAGCGCAATGACCGAGATAAAGGAGCTAGCCCTATCGACGACCCTCGAGGATGGCAAGCTGTCGGTGAAGCCATTCGATATCTCAATGCACGGTCGCAAGACCACCGTAAGCGGCTACACCTCGTTAGATGGTAAGATTAACTACAACCTGCTGATGGATGTACCGGCCAATGCCGTTACCACATCGCTGAACAGCGCCATGAGCCGCTACCTAGGCAAGAATGCTGCCTCTGGTGACATGAAGGTAACCCTTGGCGTGACTGGCACCTACAGCAAACCTTCGGTGAAGCTGGTTAATGTGGCCAGCGCCAGTGGTAAGACCGTACAGTCGGAGGTAAAAGAGGCTGTTCAGGATAAGGTGAAGCAGGAAGCCACCAAGGAGGCTTCTAAGCTGCTCGACAAGGTTATTGGCGGATCGAAAAGCGATACAGCCAAAAAGAAGGCAGAAGACCAGCTGAAGGATGCGGCCAAGAAGAAGCTCAACGACCTCTTCAAGCGCCGGTAA
- a CDS encoding S9 family peptidase, with amino-acid sequence MQRGRIALGLAALLCVSIPSLAQKKEITISDLMEKGTFRAKSVSGINSMNDGVNYTAFSGGDIVVYSYQTGKAVDTILTVKQLQQFGLKSVSGYEFSADEKQLLLLTGSEPVYRRSFTASYYIFNRATKAIKPLSSNGKQSYATFSPDGSKVAFTRDNNVYYTNLATGKEVQVTTDGKFNHIINGSTDWVYEEEFGFAKGFEWSPDGKAIAFYRFDESRVKLFNMNKFEGKLYPANYTYKYPKAGEQNSVVSIYCYDLASAKSTKMNVGDEDNQYIARIKWTKTPAKLAMVRLNRLQNHLDILVGNAADGTTTTLYTEKNDRYITEVTDSYLTFLDNGTQFIINSEKDGYNHLYLFDMNGKQVKQITKGSWDVTSFLGIDQKNGLVYYLAAAKSPMQRELYVANLKSGESKMLSTNVGTNKAVFSTGFKYYINFFNSTTSPMLITLHQANGKQIRTLEDNAALAQKVTEYNITPKEFFTFVTPEGVTLNGWMIKPVGFDSSKKYPVLMTQYSGPGSQEVLDSWELGWENVLAQKGYLVVCVDGRGTGARGEAFKKQTYGQLGKLEVLDQISAAKYVGSLPYVDKGRIGIWGWSYGGFMSLNAIMQGADVFKMAIAVAPVTNWRFYDSVYTERYNGLPNDNPGGYDDNSPINHVDKLKGKVLIVHGTADDNVHIQNSYELVSKLVQANKQYDMMVYPDKNHSIYGGKTRLQLYSKFLNYVEANL; translated from the coding sequence ATGCAGAGAGGGAGAATCGCCCTTGGGCTGGCTGCTTTACTATGCGTAAGCATTCCATCTTTGGCTCAAAAGAAGGAGATTACCATTTCCGACTTGATGGAGAAGGGGACTTTTAGAGCAAAATCGGTCTCGGGCATCAATTCGATGAACGATGGCGTAAACTATACCGCCTTTAGCGGAGGCGATATCGTTGTGTACAGCTACCAAACCGGCAAGGCGGTGGATACCATTCTTACCGTTAAGCAGCTTCAGCAGTTTGGGTTGAAATCGGTTTCCGGCTACGAGTTTAGCGCCGACGAAAAGCAGCTGCTTCTGCTTACCGGCAGCGAACCCGTTTACCGCCGATCGTTTACTGCCAGCTACTACATCTTCAATAGAGCAACCAAGGCTATAAAGCCGCTTTCTTCGAATGGCAAGCAGAGCTACGCCACCTTCTCGCCCGACGGCTCTAAGGTTGCCTTTACCCGCGATAATAACGTTTACTATACCAATCTGGCTACCGGTAAGGAGGTTCAGGTAACCACCGATGGCAAGTTCAACCACATCATCAACGGCTCTACCGACTGGGTGTACGAGGAGGAGTTTGGCTTTGCCAAAGGCTTCGAATGGTCGCCCGATGGCAAAGCGATAGCCTTCTACCGCTTCGACGAGTCGCGCGTAAAGCTTTTCAACATGAATAAGTTTGAGGGTAAACTCTACCCTGCAAACTATACCTACAAGTACCCTAAAGCAGGCGAGCAGAACTCTGTGGTTTCCATCTACTGCTACGATTTGGCTTCTGCTAAATCAACCAAAATGAACGTGGGAGATGAGGATAACCAGTACATAGCCCGCATTAAGTGGACCAAGACCCCCGCTAAGCTGGCTATGGTGCGCCTTAACCGCCTCCAAAACCACCTCGACATCCTTGTTGGCAACGCTGCCGATGGTACAACCACCACGCTTTACACCGAGAAAAACGACCGATACATCACCGAGGTAACCGACAGCTACCTCACCTTCCTCGATAACGGCACCCAGTTCATCATCAATAGCGAGAAGGATGGCTACAACCACCTATACCTTTTTGATATGAATGGTAAGCAGGTAAAGCAGATCACCAAAGGCAGCTGGGATGTAACCAGCTTCTTGGGCATCGATCAAAAGAACGGACTGGTATACTACCTTGCCGCCGCAAAATCGCCCATGCAGCGCGAGCTCTACGTGGCTAACCTCAAGAGCGGCGAGAGCAAAATGCTATCGACCAATGTTGGGACCAATAAGGCCGTATTCAGTACAGGGTTTAAGTACTACATCAACTTCTTCAACAGCACAACATCTCCAATGCTGATCACGCTGCATCAGGCAAACGGAAAGCAGATTCGCACCTTGGAGGATAACGCCGCGTTAGCCCAAAAGGTAACAGAGTATAACATCACCCCAAAGGAGTTTTTTACGTTTGTAACGCCTGAGGGTGTTACCCTAAACGGCTGGATGATTAAGCCCGTTGGGTTCGATTCTTCCAAAAAGTACCCTGTGCTTATGACTCAGTATAGTGGTCCCGGTTCTCAGGAGGTGCTCGATAGCTGGGAACTGGGCTGGGAGAACGTCCTTGCACAAAAGGGTTACCTTGTGGTTTGTGTAGATGGGCGCGGTACCGGTGCACGTGGCGAAGCTTTCAAGAAGCAAACCTACGGTCAGCTGGGTAAGCTCGAGGTACTCGATCAGATTAGCGCCGCTAAGTATGTAGGTTCTCTTCCTTACGTTGATAAGGGTAGAATTGGTATTTGGGGTTGGAGCTATGGCGGGTTTATGTCGCTCAATGCCATCATGCAGGGTGCAGATGTCTTCAAAATGGCCATTGCTGTTGCACCCGTAACCAACTGGCGCTTCTACGATAGCGTCTACACCGAGCGCTACAATGGCCTTCCCAACGACAACCCCGGCGGCTACGACGATAACTCTCCGATTAATCATGTTGATAAGCTAAAGGGAAAGGTGCTTATTGTTCATGGCACTGCCGACGATAACGTGCACATCCAAAACTCCTACGAATTGGTTTCGAAGCTTGTTCAGGCCAACAAGCAGTACGATATGATGGTTTACCCCGATAAGAACCACAGCATTTACGGTGGAAAAACAAGATTGCAGCTGTATTCTAAATTCTTGAATTACGTAGAAGCGAACCTTTAG
- a CDS encoding DNA alkylation repair protein, whose amino-acid sequence MSDRIAAHELLVNELVNLQDSSTQKVVAYFFKTGEGQYGHGDKFLGIKVPVVRSTIKPYIHKIASEEVEHLLRSEYHEVRLAGLLVWVAQYKKLKDEAARKKIVDLFLRNTQYVNSWDLVDLSCEYIVGEYLLDKPADLLFTLAKSENLWEQRIAIVSTLTFIRKGRFEDTLALCEGFLDHQHDLIHKASGWCLREIGKRDETVLRRFLAQHAHVMPRTMLRYSIEKMGEADRRFFMEAKARSITLRTN is encoded by the coding sequence ATGAGCGATAGAATAGCGGCACACGAGCTTCTGGTTAACGAGCTAGTAAATCTTCAGGATTCATCAACCCAAAAGGTGGTGGCGTACTTCTTTAAAACGGGCGAAGGGCAGTACGGCCATGGGGATAAGTTTTTGGGCATTAAGGTGCCCGTTGTACGATCAACCATTAAGCCATACATCCATAAGATAGCATCCGAAGAGGTTGAACACCTCCTGCGCTCGGAATACCACGAGGTGCGGCTGGCCGGGCTGCTGGTATGGGTGGCCCAGTACAAGAAGCTGAAGGACGAGGCTGCCCGAAAGAAGATCGTTGACCTCTTCCTTAGGAATACCCAGTACGTAAACAGCTGGGACCTGGTAGACCTGAGCTGCGAGTACATCGTTGGCGAGTACCTGCTGGATAAGCCTGCCGACCTGCTCTTTACCCTGGCAAAGTCGGAGAACCTGTGGGAGCAGCGCATCGCCATAGTGTCGACGCTAACCTTTATCCGAAAGGGACGATTCGAGGATACGCTGGCTCTTTGCGAGGGATTCCTCGACCACCAGCACGACCTGATCCACAAGGCCTCGGGATGGTGCCTGCGCGAGATCGGGAAGCGCGACGAGACCGTTCTTAGGCGGTTCCTAGCGCAGCATGCGCACGTTATGCCCCGCACCATGCTGCGCTACAGCATCGAAAAGATGGGCGAGGCCGACCGAAGGTTCTTTATGGAGGCTAAGGCGAGGAGCATTACCCTCAGGACTAATTAA
- a CDS encoding TonB-dependent receptor domain-containing protein — translation MYRFLIFFLLVVGGLPLASFGDSNATLISGKVVDSLSKKGVPFVTVTVQDAQKKVLKRLASDGSGKFDFTLKDNVKGEVIITAIGYNPAKVKFSVGSKPKENLGTIVMSESTSKIDQVVVQAQKQLVKVEVDKLSYNTEADPESQTSNALDMLRKVPLLTVDGEDNITLKGSSSFKILVNGKESTLMSSNPKDVLKGMPASSIKNVEVITNPSSKYSAEGVGGIINIVTAKKTLEGVMGSVNLRADSFGGFGGGFYTTAKIGKLSFSLNYGPNYNKQKESTGYSLTENYLSATDRRTETSSLSDGDGFSNFASGDMSYEIDSLNLLSLSFWGYGGSWNNKSEILTSVYNDQGVLSQQFSQANKNKSTSGSISGNLDYQRSFKKPDKLFTVSYKLDYIPRETEYEYTVDGILNYADKRNTSKNHAGSYENTFQVDFVNPITPKHQYELGTKYIIRTNPSETNYYNFSNGSWVEDASRYGDLTYTQNIVAAYMGYLFKMNKVSLKTGFRLEGAYTDADSKQGGTATSFSNNVTDVVPYFTLSYKLKESSSVKLNYTQRLQRPGIWYLNPYIDDSKPKSLSYGNPKLDAEKVHAFDLGYSFFSSKVNVDFGLFAQLNDNAIQSILTVRSDGVQVRTYENSGTNNSFGANVYGSYRPSPKLSFSLNGRASYSVMERNGGVNETFRKEGWVYNGSGSFYWTVIPGLSFSGYVGGYSGWLQLQGKSKGFWYNSFSLRKEFLSKKLNLSVSVSSPFQNYRTSTSNMSDKTFSSHSEYRYQNRTVSFGISYRFGKMGAMVKKAKRSISNDDVKSGGGSGGNGGGGN, via the coding sequence ATGTATCGATTTCTTATTTTCTTTCTTTTAGTAGTAGGAGGGTTGCCTCTGGCTAGCTTTGGAGACTCCAATGCTACCCTCATATCGGGTAAAGTGGTTGATTCTCTATCTAAAAAAGGGGTTCCCTTTGTAACCGTTACGGTGCAGGATGCCCAAAAAAAAGTCTTGAAGCGCTTAGCCTCCGATGGCTCGGGTAAGTTTGACTTTACGTTGAAGGATAATGTTAAAGGCGAAGTAATAATTACCGCTATTGGCTATAATCCCGCAAAGGTAAAATTCAGCGTTGGGAGTAAGCCAAAGGAAAATCTGGGAACGATTGTAATGAGCGAATCAACCTCTAAAATCGATCAGGTTGTGGTTCAGGCTCAGAAGCAGCTGGTAAAGGTTGAGGTGGATAAGCTTTCCTACAACACCGAGGCCGATCCCGAATCGCAAACCTCCAATGCGTTGGACATGCTCCGTAAGGTGCCCCTGCTAACGGTTGACGGGGAGGATAATATTACGCTAAAAGGCTCTTCGAGCTTTAAGATCCTCGTAAACGGAAAGGAGTCGACGCTGATGTCGAGCAACCCTAAGGATGTGCTTAAGGGGATGCCCGCCAGCAGCATCAAGAACGTGGAGGTTATTACCAATCCATCTTCGAAGTATAGCGCCGAGGGTGTGGGGGGGATCATTAACATCGTTACGGCAAAAAAGACGTTGGAGGGCGTAATGGGCAGCGTAAACCTTCGTGCGGATAGCTTTGGCGGATTCGGCGGCGGATTCTACACAACGGCCAAGATTGGCAAGCTCTCCTTCTCGTTAAACTATGGCCCAAACTACAACAAGCAAAAAGAATCGACAGGGTACAGCCTTACCGAAAACTACCTTAGCGCAACCGATCGAAGAACGGAAACCTCATCGCTATCCGATGGCGATGGATTCTCCAACTTTGCTTCGGGCGATATGAGCTACGAAATAGACTCCTTAAACCTGCTTAGCCTTTCGTTCTGGGGGTACGGTGGTTCTTGGAACAACAAATCGGAGATCCTAACCTCTGTTTACAACGATCAGGGGGTGCTATCTCAGCAGTTCAGCCAGGCTAACAAAAACAAGAGCACCAGCGGCTCCATCTCCGGTAATCTGGACTACCAGCGCTCCTTTAAGAAGCCCGATAAGCTGTTTACCGTATCGTATAAGCTCGACTATATTCCTCGCGAAACGGAGTACGAGTACACGGTTGATGGTATCCTTAACTACGCCGATAAGCGCAATACTTCGAAGAACCATGCGGGCTCTTACGAGAACACCTTTCAGGTGGACTTCGTTAATCCGATTACCCCAAAGCATCAGTACGAGCTCGGTACAAAGTATATCATACGAACCAACCCCAGCGAAACCAACTACTACAACTTTAGCAACGGCAGCTGGGTAGAAGATGCTAGTAGGTATGGCGACCTTACCTACACCCAAAACATTGTTGCCGCCTACATGGGGTATCTGTTTAAGATGAACAAGGTGTCGCTAAAGACGGGCTTTAGGCTCGAAGGCGCGTATACCGATGCCGACTCGAAGCAGGGCGGCACGGCCACCAGCTTTAGCAACAACGTTACGGACGTTGTTCCCTACTTTACCCTATCGTATAAGCTAAAGGAATCGAGCAGCGTAAAGCTTAACTACACCCAGCGTCTACAGCGACCTGGCATATGGTACCTCAATCCTTATATCGACGACTCCAAGCCTAAGTCTCTTTCGTACGGTAACCCTAAGCTCGATGCCGAAAAGGTGCACGCGTTCGATTTGGGCTACAGCTTCTTTAGCTCTAAGGTGAACGTCGACTTTGGCCTGTTTGCGCAGCTAAACGATAACGCCATCCAAAGCATCCTTACGGTACGTAGCGATGGCGTACAGGTGCGCACCTATGAGAATAGCGGCACCAACAACTCCTTCGGGGCAAACGTCTACGGTTCCTACCGCCCAAGCCCAAAGCTGTCGTTCAGCCTTAACGGACGGGCATCCTACTCGGTTATGGAACGGAATGGCGGCGTAAACGAAACGTTCCGAAAGGAGGGATGGGTGTACAACGGATCGGGCTCGTTCTACTGGACCGTTATCCCGGGTCTATCCTTCTCGGGATACGTGGGCGGCTACTCCGGATGGCTGCAGCTGCAAGGCAAATCGAAGGGCTTCTGGTATAACTCGTTTAGCCTGCGCAAGGAATTCCTCAGCAAGAAGCTAAACCTGAGCGTTTCGGTTAGCAGCCCATTCCAGAATTATAGGACCTCGACAAGCAACATGAGCGACAAGACCTTTAGCTCGCACAGCGAGTACCGTTACCAAAATCGCACCGTTAGCTTCGGCATCAGCTACCGCTTCGGTAAGATGGGCGCCATGGTTAAGAAGGCCAAGCGCAGCATCAGCAACGACGACGTAAAAAGCGGCGGTGGAAGTGGCGGAAATGGAGGGGGCGGAAACTAA